One window from the genome of Esox lucius isolate fEsoLuc1 chromosome 23, fEsoLuc1.pri, whole genome shotgun sequence encodes:
- the nampt1 gene encoding nicotinamide phosphoribosyltransferase translates to MEHRDPHFNILLATDSYKVTHYKQYPPNTSKVYSYFECREKKTDPTKNRKVKYETTVFYGLQYITNKYLKGKVVTSEKIQEAKEVYREHFQDDVFNEKGWNYILEKYDGHLPIEIKAVPEGSVIPRGNVLFTVESTDPECYWLTNWVETILVQVWYPITVATNSREQKKILAKYLLETSGNLNKLEYKLHDFGYRGVSSQETAGIGASAHLVNFKGTDTVAGIGVIKKYYGTKDPVPGFSVPAAEHSTITAWGKDHERDAFEHIMRQFPNVPVSIVSDSYDIYNACEKIWGEDLRSLIESRSADAPLVVRPDSGNPLDTVLKVLEILGKKFIPEENSKGYKVLPPYIRVIQGDGVDINTLQEIVEGMKQHRWSIENIAFGSGGALLQKLTRDLLNCSFKCSYVVTNGLGVNVFKDPVADPNKRSKKGRLSLHRAPSGDFVTLEEGKGDLEEYGVDLLHTVFQNGKIVKTYTFDEVRDNAKLTDSDLEELLH, encoded by the exons GTGACTCATTATAAGCAGTACCCTCCCAACACCAGTAAAGTATACTCTTACTTCGAGTGCCGCGAGAAGAAAACCGACCCGACGAAGAACAGAAAAGTCAAGTATGAAACAACTGTATTTTATGGCCTGCAGTACATAACCAACAAATACTTAAAAG GGAAGGTGGTGACTTCAGAGAAGATTCAGGAAGCGAAGGAGGTGTACAGGGAACACTTCCAGGATGATGTCTTTAATGAGAAGGGCTGGAACTACATACTGGag AAATACGACGGCCACCTTCCCATCGAGATCAAAGCGGTGCCAGAAGGCAGCGTAATCCCCCGGGGAAATGTCCTCTTCACCGTGGAGAGCACCGACCCCGAGTGCTACTGGCTCACCAACTGGGTGGAG ACGATCCTGGTCCAGGTGTGGTACCCCATCACTGTGGCGACTAACTCCAGGGAACAGAAAAAGATTCTGGCCAAGTACCTGCTGGAGACCTCAGGCAACCTGAACAAACTGGAGTACAAGCTGCACGACTTCGGCTACAGGGGAGTCTCCTCACAAGAG ACAGCAGGTATTGGAGCCTCTGCCCACCTTGTGAACTTCAAGGGTACCGACACTGTGGCTGGCATCGGTGTGATTAAGAAGTACTATGGCACCAAGGACCCTGTCCCAGGCTTCTCTGTGCCCGCTGCAGAACACAg CACCATCACGGCTTGGGGGAAGGACCACGAACGGGACGCGTTCGAGCACATCATGAGGCAGTTCCCCAACGTTCCCGTGTCCATCGTCAGTGACAGCTACGACATTTACAATGCCTGCGAGAAGATCTGGGGTGAGGACCTGAGGAGTCTCATCGAGTCCCGCAGCGCTGACGCTCCGCTGGTGGTCCGGCCCGACTCGGGAAACCCCCTGGACACCGTGCTGAAG GTTCTGGAGATCCTGGGGAAGAAGTTCATCCCTGAGGAGAACTCGAAAGGCTACAAGGTCCTGCCGCCGTACATCCGAGTCATACAGGGAGATGGAGTGGACATCAACACCCTGCAAGAg ATTGTGGAAGGGATGAAGCAGCACAGGTGGAGCATCGAGAACATCGCCTTTGGTTCGGGTGGGGCTCTGCTGCAGAAGCTCACCAGGGATCTGCTCAACTGCTCCTTCAAATGCAGCTACGTGGTTACCAACGGCCTGGGG GTGAATGTGTTCAAAGATCCCGTGGCAGACCCTAACAAGAGGTCAAAGAAAGGTCGCCTGTCTCTGCACCGGGCGCCCAGCGGTGACTTTGTCACTCTAGAAGAGGGCAAGGGAGACCTGGAGGAGTATGGCGTG GACCTGCTACACACAGTGTTTCAGAACGGGAAGATTGTCAAGACGTATACCTTCGATGAGGTCAGGGACAATGCCAAGCTCACGGACAGTGACCTTGAGGAACTCCTTCACTGA